The genomic window TGCTGAGCATAAATCTTTCTGAGGTTCCTCTCTGCAGTAGAGCAGTGTAGCTAAAATATAAATCACGCTGCTTACACTTCCCACTTGATTGCCACATGTTAGCAGTCACAGAACGATAACTACAACTTTGGACAAGACAATCATATAGTCTATAATCTACTTTCATTGTTTACTTCAATCAAATACAGATTATAgttgttaaatttaaaatattcttGTGCTGACAGACACCACATACACCTCTCCACCTTTCTTTAACCTGCTTTAATATTTGGGATTAAATTCAAGTTCTATCAAACTATGCTGCCAACACAGATGCATCAGTAAGACACCTTATTGATTCCTACTCCTAGATTGCGTatcaattgtaaaaaaaaaaaaggactgtgATAGAAGCTACACTGCAGAAGGCCACAGTTATTTCTTGGAAAGGACACATGTTGTACATACAAGAAATTATACATTTAATCCAAAACCAGCTAATTCAATTTGTATCAGCTCCAGTCACTGCATAATTCGTTCTTCCAGTTGGAGAAGAAGCGAGAACATTGTGCCTGAAAGTGATGTAATTAATAGTATGACTTCATTTCCTAagaaaattaattaaaacaaatgttttataTCATGATTAGTTTTTGCATGATACACGCTGTATCAGATTTGTTCCATAAATTGTTTTTCTCCTGCTGTGTGCTGCAGTAAACTGTAAGCTgacctctttgtttctcttttgttcCCCACCTTTGTTTGTACATTTCAGAGTGTGATGAGTTCAAATTCCTATCATATCGTCTGCTGCACTTCCTTCTGGAAAGTTTTCTCGTAGTTAGATTCTTAAAAAACAATGGTCTCATTGATCAAATGTTCTAATTCTATGCCTTTTTTTCTTGAAGCCCTTCAGGATAATCTGACATGATCTAGTCCTAAAGAGGAGAAATGTGTTGTTTCACTTCTTATTTGAAACAACACCTGGCCCTTCTTATGCCAGGGCATTCTTGTAAGCATTGTGTTTCGTGTTTGTGCGAGTACAAATAAGTGTGATAAAGACAGATACTCTGTCTCTCAGATCATCACACCAAAAATTCCTGTCTGTCCGAACATCAAGGACAGAGAtatggggacagggccttctccatctgtgccccaaaactgtggaTTTCTACCATCCGATTCTCCCCCCCgtcgagacttttaaaagtcgtctcaaaacacacttttattcattagcttttaactgcccctaaccacactggctcagatactcactgcactgttaattgtatttcttgtcattgctgttgttattattactgttaatttcatttttaattatattgctctcaccactcttctttccctctcttttcctctgtttgtgtgttttttttaaattcattttctctttgttttcctcattttctgttgtaaagcactttggaccaactgtgttgtgtgtcaagtgctatataaataaagttgatttgatttgatttgatttgatttacatAGTGCTCCAACATTTCAACTTCATGATGCATGCACCCACAAGTGGCCATGATGATTCGGGGCATGCATGGCTAAGTGAACTCTCATGGTGCAACAGAAATCCCGTCACATGTCTGGCTTCCATGATGTCACACTTCATACTCAATATTACACAGGCATATTACTGAAAACTAATCGTACTCAGAGACATTCTAGCTTACAATGAGCTCAAAGTCTGCTCTCAGCATTATTTATGTAATTTAGACACGAGATTTCAAAACACTCATACTCTACCTGATCTGCCCCGAAGGGTGTGATGTTGGACTTCACGGTTCCCACACCTAACGCAATCAGAAACAGCCCACTGTAGACCACCGGGCCACAGTACGGGGACCGAATGGGGCAGGTTATATTACTCGGGGTGGTACTGTTTGCACTCAGACACTCAGCAGGTTGCACAGGAAACGCCCCTTCTTGACCACACAGGTGTATCCTGGTGTCCTCATTTGAAATGAAAGGGAAAAACAGCAtgccaataaaataaatgatcaaaCTTGAGGCGATTGTCCAGAACTTCCCCAAGTATGCATCTGCAAACCAGCCTCCAAATGGTGATATCAGGTAGGTAATTCCCATGAACATCAGAGGTGCCTGGCTCGCCTGGGTGCCCTCCCAATAAAAGGGACTGCCATTGAGGAAAAGGACAAGATTTGATGTGATGCCGTAGAAAGCAATCCTCTCTAGTGATTCAGCCAGTAGGATGGCTGCACATGCCAGTCTTCTTCCCTGAAACACTGATGGTGGTGAAGGTCTGTACCCAGATCCCGAGTCCAAAAGAGGGCTGCTCTCACTGGCATCCCTGTGGTTAGCCATCATCCACCAACTTTTATTGCTGTTTACTTCTTTAGTGAGAGctcaaacctgcagagaaagGGTCAAACTAGTTAGTGAAAGGTAGCCGAAAGTGTTTACACGGAAAGAAGAGCTGTCGAGCACGCGAACCCTCCTGCATATCAtatgaaatacaacaaacactaagtaagctagcattagcatgaCTTCAGTTAGGTAAGAGTTTGGTTTTACATTACCTTTAATTACTTTAATAAGTCCCAATGGTCTTCAACTATCTCCATCAACCTAGAAACTAACAACCGCTCAACTGTTTACTTAGACTCGTCTTGGATAAACACTTTGTCAAAGGAGAACTGGAAGTCAACAAGAAACAGTGTCACAGTACTATCGCGTGACACTTAGCTCAGTCAACAAACTGTCACGCTTCCGTTGCTCTGGAGCTGATCTAAAAACGACCCGTACATGATCTGCCCTGAACAGGAATCCGTACTTTGCCCTATCCAGGCTATTTGAAGGTTTGCTCCATTGACGCTGACGTAGAACCACCGAAAAGAGGAAGTGATGCTGGGGTTCGTtcgttttttatttgtataaccaCTGATTCCCTCGTTAAAAAACACGCCCAGAGAAAGCAGCATACTCTGAGTTTTTGTGTTGAAATTGTCTAATATAGTTTACTCAAAATGGAGTACAAACATGGGGAAGAAagtgtgtgttctttgttcCGCTCTGTGTTTCCAGGGGAACATTTAGGAGGCGGACTAGTAAACATTACAGGCGTGGGTAGTGCAGCTCACGTCTACAGCTTTGCTTTGCGTGTGACTTACAGGCATGGATCCAGGAAATGTGAGAGCAGCTGAGTTCAGAGAGCCTACCACCACTCCACAGGCTGATCTTTTTACACAATTCTATCagtttttcctttatttctaCATGTCAACTCATCAGCTCGTCAGATAAGCTTTATTGAAGATATGAAAATACTATTTCTCTCCCCGCTCCGCCCCCAAACTGGGAACCACTCAACAGCTGAGAGAATAAGGTAAATTACTCTGTTACTTAGTTTAGCTAGGTTCAACAGCTGTTGCTTATTTTCCTGGTGAGCCCGATATAGGCATTGAACTACACGTAGCTTCCATCCAAGAATCAGAgctgtctaaaaaaaaaaaaaaaaagcctattTAATTTCACAATGGTTGATGAAAAATAGCTGTAACAGGATCAAGAATGCCCAACCACTCAGCCTCCGTGCCTGCCACCCacgtttatatatttattccaTTACAGGTCCCACATTGAATCAGCTGGACACACTTGTGAGCTCAGAGATGTAGCAGATTTTCAGTCTCCTGCTGAGGTGGCAAACCTTGTATCTCGAAATCCTCCATTTGACGCTGCACTGGCCATCCATCTGTTTAAAGCTGGCAGGCTTCTCTTAGGTAAACATCATTGCTGTCATATGATCTGTTTACTTTCCTCCTTACTTCTGCCTTTCTTGTGTGTCAACACTAATCACAAACCTCCATGTTCACTGCTACCTGCTCCGCATATGTCAGAATCACCCTTTGTTTTATGTCTAACCTTTACACCAGACATCCAAGTGCCCTTTGGTGTTATCTCTGGAGGAACAGACTTAAATGAAGATGTGAAAGTTGAGCAGAAGCGTGTGGTTATGGAGCAGGTGCTGCTGAAAGCCAGGTGATGTTACTGCAAACAactcatttttttcaaataacaaaaattAGTAAAGGGTTTTACACTTTCTAGTTTGCTTCTGtaaacatttataaatatatttggtATATTCTTCACCAAAATTATGAACTGTGGAAAACTACAGAGTCAGAATTTGCATGATATAATTGATGTATGTTTTATGTTCTATCTGTGTTTTCCTTTGATTATGCAATGTCAAATATGAAGACTTTTTAACAACTTTAAGCAGGACAAGCACAGCTGTAACTAATAACCCTCTTAATTAAGCTGTGTCAGTTTATGGGCCATGTTATGCTTATTCTTTCACAGTTCTTCCACGTCACAGTTATGCAGAATGAGGCTTAGTTACATCTATGTTTGTCTCAGGTAGTATGTGTGCCATGAGGGGGGGTTTGTTGGTGACAGTCTTCTTAATGCATTAGTCATGGTTAGTTAATGGATTACAAGTCCAAATATGAGAGTAATGTGTCATAtgtttcactaactttctctcATAGAAGTTTGATGCAGACTTCACCAACATGAAGTGTGAGCAGAAAGTAAATGTGACCATTTGCAATTTTTGAATGAAGTTgttcatttgaaataaaaaagatgacCTCTAATTTAATTAATATGAATTGCATACTAACCAGAGTCACTGCACGTGTGGCTTATTTCAATTCAGCCAGACATTCATTCTTTTAATATTTTCGCTGATTTTCCTACAACAATTCCAAGACTATTCAAGATTTGAAATTGTTGCAAAGCGTTTCAATCATATCTGTCTTGAGTACTGACATGAAAGTATAAGGTTGAACACAAGCAAACCCAGACTCTGCTGGCAGTGTCCTCTCTTTTCCCCAAGTTAGTGCTCACGTGAATATCAATACCTTGTGCTCTGGAAACAGACCCTGATGTTTCTGGAATTAACAGAAACATCAGGGCATTATGATAATGCACTAGAGGGTATCCATCTAGTAAGTCTTGGGGGATAAATGCCTTCTGGGGGAACAGGGAAATGCAGGTCTCATGACTTCAAACATCTGAATCTTCACACCTCCTTCTGTTGGCGCCTTCTCACACAAACCTTGATCATGCTTGATCATGATATTCAGTCACCACTCTGAGCTTGTTAGCCCATTTGTTATAGCATGCTCACACTGAAATTGATATATCCCCACTGTTTTTTGCTCCacattctctttgttttcctcttggTATTCTCGGTGTGTTCATCCTGAAATCCTTTGCCTTCAAACTTCTAGCAGTTTTTCTGCTCTCATGCACTCAGTCTCAGCCTGGAGACTTGTGTTTTACTTGTGTTACCACTGCTTTTGGCTCTGCTGTTGAACAAACTctcataacttttttttaaaggcttaaACTTTAATGTCAGCAGTGAAGATTCTTTGTACTGAAACTGCTTTACAAGGGTGataatgaagtgtttttttaatcaggtTTGCTGTTGCATTTACTGACAAACTAAAAGAAGAGGCTGAGCAATTTCTGGTatgattttatctttttttgtattatcaCCTTATGTATATTAGTGCAGCAGTTTATGTCTAAAACCCACTGATGATTTTATGCACAAGTCTGTGGCTAGTTAGGCATAGCATGTTTAATACCAATCCTGCTCATTTAATTTTTGCACCAACATTTCTGTAAGTACCTAAATACAGGTTCATCAGTATGTGTGTGGACTCCCTGCTTTGGTGCAGCCCCCTGACACTTAAACCCAACATAAACACAACTGAAAGTTCATTGTAACTGATATTtaacataaacaaaacattaacCTAATCAAGAAGTGAGGGCAGAAGTTTTCCGTTTGCACTTTATGGCACATCAGCAGACAGCAGGAGCCTGACGGCTTCAATAAAGTAGAACAGCAGGGCTTTTACTATACAAACACAACACTCTGCCCTGTCCTGTAATAGTTTGgcattaaaacaatattaccatgttttattttcagattaGGTTCCACCCGTAGGCTGCAGATTGAGGCGAGTGGCATGCTTTATCTCCACCGTTTAGTGCTGACAGCAGGCAGACAGGACAGGCACTGAGAGGCATCGCCACGCTTTTTATtgtgacagaaaacacacatagGGGATGGATCTAGTGTGATAACATCCAGTCAATTTCCTTTCTACCCAcctctgatttattttgtagcaCCTCCATTATCTTAGCAACTGCACTCCTGACTCGCTTCGAAAGTTTTGATTTTACTTAATATGTGTGGAGCTCAAAGTGCATTCATtgactgtttttattgactGACATAAAGAGAAAGAAGCACAGGTAGAAATAATCAAATGTTATTTGTATAAACAAACATAACCAATAGTTACTGATTGTTTAAAACACTTCAGTATTCATGATCTGCCTCTTGATTTTACCATGACTTTACTGTTTTTTCTCTTAAGCTGTCCTCGAGCAGTAAGATCTATGTCCAGCCCCAAGGTAAGCTCTGCAGGATGAACATCCCCGCCTCCTGCTGTGCATCCCCGACTTGCCACTGAAGTGTTGCATTAATCAGCTTTGACGTTTTTTCCTCCATTATCGTGCTGTCTGCCGTACAGAGTTGTGTTTGCTCTTGCCATTGGCCACCGTGCCATGTAGGACAGCCCAAATCACTCTTCCATGTTGCTTCCCACCAGTAGCCTTGTTTGGCAAATAGTGTCCCTTCACAGATTAGAGAAGAGCCCTTGGCCGGCAGCATGGCTGAGCCGAGACCAGTGAAAGCTTAATTTTTATGCCTGTTGACAGATAATGATCTGTAGTGCATCTAACATAGACCTCACAACGTCATACTTTTGAACTACATGTATTTACctgtaaagctctttgcatATAGGGGAATTAAACTGATTATTGCAAACTCAGTATGTTTCTGGAATGAATAACAATCATAAAGAATAGGTATAGGAACATAGAGTATGTGATGTTTTATGAATCAGCGTCTGTCAAATTTGCAACAAAGTTCAAGATCACAAAATAATCTGAACTAATTTTCTATCAATCTATAAACCATCTTGATAGTTTTCGCAAAATGTACAGTATGATAATAACGATGGACAGTCAAAGCTTAACTTTTAACATCATGCCTTTAATCTGTttactttctgtttctttcaagGTGTCTACACAGAAGCATCTGAAAACTTCTGCTGGACTGAATTCTTGAGGAGCTCAGGTATTCAACTTTCTTCAAGCAGCAACATGAGACTTGATCAATCACAGGACTTGCTTTGAATAATTTTAAAGATTGCTTATATTCGTTCATGATTTGGCTCAGAAAGAAaatattcttgtgttgatttaatttgttgttACAGCAGTTCATCTTTGTCATCCTTATGTAACATGATTATGATAATTGTAATCTCATTACGAAGGCTATGTCTCAAACTGTAGCTGGATAGTTTGTGCACATCACAAatctttaaagggacaggtgtTCAATAGTCTTCATTACATTAAAAAGGAAAGGAGactgcattttaacatttagactcaTAGCAGGTTATAGGTTTTATTGTTGTTACCTTTGCAAGCTATACATGATTCTGACACATATTGTCAGTATTCTGCATAAAAGCCTGACTGCTGCACTAggcactgatgcactctgttaGTGACTTCTCTATGTGTCAAAGGCTAAACAGGGGGTCCACCTCAGTGTGCATGATGGTGAATCCATTCAAAGAGCACCAACCTGAAGAGAACTAGTCAGAAAGGATAAAGTAAATCCGTGCTGTGGTAGATATATTCATAAGGTGGTCAGGACAGACCAGGACATAAGCTCGTTTTTCCAGCCTTTTCCCTTCAGTCCTCAAAACTCTAATTTGAATAACTCAGTAAACATCTACATCTACACAAACAGCTTGGTCATTGCAGGATAATGTTTATCCCAGGTGCATTAGTGCTCATAGAGAGCACCGATGAGTACAGAGAGGAGCAATTGATTAATGGCTCCACAGCGTGGGGTCATTTGTCACAATGCTTCACAACTGGTACAAGAATTACTAATTGCCTACAGTCAGTCCTCAGTTTGTTATACTTGGAACAGGAGACAAAGCTATTGTGCTTTTCCTCAGATGTGATGAAAGGACTGTAATCAGACTTTTGAAGTTATAAAAATGTGTCCGCATTTATGTGTTTATAAATGTCTGATGGTataattatttctgtttcatatcagtgaatgctgtcttttttttttattcatgccaCTGTGTTTTCAACAATGCTCTACAATACAGCACATACTCAGgttttttattatgtttgtatgtaaTAAGGGTATGGTCTTGGCTATCTGCCTGTTACCCGTCCTTCCTTTGAACTTCAGTGACCCGTTCTGTCGAAAAACATCTCACTTAATAATGTAATTAGTGTTTCACTTTTCCACAAACGTAACAATGTAGTCTGAAAGAATAGCTCCTGCTGCAGCCTGTGATCTGGATTTGAGAAAAATAACCATTACACAAAGGTGAAATCAAAAGTAGGCTATAGCTTGTATATACTGGGTAGGAATTGGATTAAATGTATTCTGCATGGCCCAGGGTTGCGGTATCACACTATAGAAGAGCTCCACCGGTGTACATAAAAGAGTCAAATCACTTGAGCTGTCAGTGCGTGAAGCCTCTCGTGTCGGTTGATGGTGACCCCCTGCTGTGAGCCTCGCAAGGTTGTGCTAAGGAGATACAGCCCACGTCAAACAACACTGTAGAGGGAGCAGAGATGCTTTGATTCACTGAACAACACAGAAAGCATGTAGGGGGTaggttgtttttcttgtcctgCCGCTtgctttttaaatgatgattatGCTGGTCATTTTCATTGGAGGATCTGTGTAAATGGTAATTAGTGATCATAACATGAAGGTAGATTATATGCTGAGTGTAACACCTGTTGTGATATTAAACGATGGGAGCAGGATCAAGGAAAAGTGTTTGTGCCATGTAGGGCAGGTCATACTTGGAAAAGACCTAATGTGCCTCGGTTTTTCTACTACCATGATTGGTTTTACAGATATTTGtctccaaaaaaagaaaacgacAACGAAAACTTCAGACCTAGGTTGTGTTAATATAATTTGAATGAATTTTAAGTGTTTTCCCCGGCTCAAGTTattcaaaaaacgtctttttTTGCATATTGGCTCACCTTGGTGTTCATtggttgtttgtgtctttgtagaAGGCAAGTGTAAAGCCCCATATCATGGGATTTGATGTAATTCATTCAGTCATTTTGGCTgaacaaaatgttgttttgatatCTAGCTAATCTGCATGTGCAGCTCTAATCTGCAGagatggaattttttttttactgatttcaTGTGACAAGCAGCAAAAATTTGGGCTCCAACCATGTTCTGTTTGCAATTTGTGAGATGTTTGAACTTCATACTCTGTCAAACGGGAGAGGTTGAGAATATAATTGAGTAGAGTAAATTAGAAtagaacagaaacagaatagaatgaaatagaatagaatagaatagaacaaaatgaaacagagtaGAGTAGAATGGAGTGTAATAGAataaatagaacagaacagaatagaatggtTTAGAATAAAATAGGATATAATGAAAAAGAGTACAGTGGAATGAAATGGAGTAGAGCAGAGCAGATGTGCACTATCATTTGCGCGGGTACAGGCAGGGACGGGTCAAGACTTTTTTGAGTGGGGTGGCCCAAGTGAGCACTGACTTATAAAGGGGTGGCATAAAGTATGTGTACACAGGCTTAAATGAATGGCATTTAGTAGGGAAGTAACAGTGTTGACAATtgtgcagcctgttgcaacactGTCCAAAAAGTTTATATTGACATGAGTTGTGAATCTGAGGTCACATTTGGGCAAGTAGCCAATCATAGTTGAAGATTTTGGGGTTGCAGTTTGGATGGCTAATCAGATTTCAGTGGGGCTCCATGCCACCCCCGGCCACCCCTCTGGGGATGCCCCTGAGTACAGGAACATTAGAGTTTTTGTGATTTGCTCCTAGGTAAGGCTTTATAAAAGAAATAAgaatattttaaatacaaaaaagagcaacaagataaatgagatttaaaaaaaaaaaaaagcacaccaGAAGTTCAtacaacataaaaaatacaggcgcagacttggcctaatggttaagttgcacgctaCGGGCAGCCCAGGCTCGGATCCAGCCTGTAGCTCCTTTCCTGCATATCATTCCCCTACTCTATCCCAGCTTCCTACACTATTCACTGCCCTCTCCTTCTGTATATTACTAATGGAGTATTTTTTGCTCACTGcagttttttcacttttttatcgCTCTGTGAAATATTCAAGAAGGTGAAATGAGGGTTACAGTACTTCCTCCTCACCCCCATGTCCTGTGCCTTGAGTCTTACATTTGCG from Notolabrus celidotus isolate fNotCel1 chromosome 9, fNotCel1.pri, whole genome shotgun sequence includes these protein-coding regions:
- the glt1d1 gene encoding glycosyltransferase 1 domain-containing protein 1 isoform X3; the protein is MEYKHGEESVCSLFRSVFPGEHLGGGLVNITGVGSAAHVYSFALRVTYRHGSRKSERIRSHIESAGHTCELRDVADFQSPAEVANLVSRNPPFDAALAIHLFKAGRLLLDIQVPFGVISGGTDLNEDVKVEQKRVVMEQVLLKARFAVAFTDKLKEEAEQFLLSSSSKIYVQPQGVYTEASENFCWTEFLRSSGVSSECGDELRVFLLVCGLRRVKDPLYLLEVFSEWHCEDPLNVLVIVGPKIDPVLTVDMEAVVQRTAGVFLAQERDQQELHAAMKRPWISGCQCWPGTFLETQL
- the glt1d1 gene encoding glycosyltransferase 1 domain-containing protein 1 isoform X4, encoding MEYKHGEESVCSLFRSVFPGEHLGGGLVNITGVGSAAHVYSFALRVTYRHGSRKSERIRSHIESAGHTCELRDVADFQSPAEVANLVSRNPPFDAALAIHLFKAGRLLLDIQVPFGVISGGTDLNEDVKVEQKRVVMEQVLLKARFAVAFTDKLKEEAEQFLLSSSSKIYVQPQGVYTEASENFCWTEFLRSSGVSSECGDELRVFLLVCGLRRVKDPLYLLEVFSEWHCEDPLNVLVIVGPKIDPVLTVDMEAVVQSRGGSLSFFSPEAFTTSKMFAAGSCPL
- the glt1d1 gene encoding glycosyltransferase 1 domain-containing protein 1 isoform X1; the protein is MEYKHGEESVCSLFRSVFPGEHLGGGLVNITGVGSAAHVYSFALRVTYRHGSRKSERIRSHIESAGHTCELRDVADFQSPAEVANLVSRNPPFDAALAIHLFKAGRLLLDIQVPFGVISGGTDLNEDVKVEQKRVVMEQVLLKARFAVAFTDKLKEEAEQFLLSSSSKIYVQPQGVYTEASENFCWTEFLRSSGVSSECGDELRVFLLVCGLRRVKDPLYLLEVFSEWHCEDPLNVLVIVGPKIDPVLTVDMEAVVQRTAGVFLAQERDQQELHAAMKRCFAVVNSSVSEGMSASILEAMDLGVPVLARDIPGNAAVVQHEFTGLLYSSPQEFVNQSQRLLSDHELRERVVRNGKLYVEEHHSLKQERETYQQLMDSLL